The nucleotide sequence TTTTTTGTCCTTAAAAGTTCAACTAAAGAATCATTTCTGTTACTGAGTTTTAACGAAatagatttattttaaagtaaaatatagCTATGCACTGATGATATATTGCCGATAGCAACATATTGATATACTCGTATCACTGTATTTTCCGGTTATAAGCCTCCACCCAATCTTTCTCTCAATAGATAACTATTTATAAATGGAATCTTATCAAATGCCTTTTCCATTTCAGTCTCAAATGCCCGATCCTAAGACTTATAAGCAGCATTTCGAGAACAAGCATCCCAAGAACGACATGCCAGAGGAGCTGAAGGACGTCTGATGCCCGATGTGGTCGTGTGCATATATAACTTTATCATGTGGAAGAAGGTCGACGAGTTGCCTACCAGTACGAAACCTTTGCAACAATAACTTTACATCAGCCCAAGAAGAAGACCAACAATCAAGCCGAAGCCCAGAGGATGgataatagtaataataattgtatttgCCAATTTTTCTGTATACACAATACTGacttttggttttggtttaaACATTGAAATTAACACAGTGTGTTTGATGAATAGCTACAACAATACAAAGCAACCAACCACGTAGCAAAATAAATAGGAATGATTTTAtttagatatttattttttactcTGTGCGTCGTTTTGGATTTGGTTTACAAAGAACAGTTTTATACAATTTAAGCCAGAAATCTTTTTGTActgtaaacaaataaaaacaacaaagaaatGACAATTTATAAGCAACaaaagaataaaaaatgttaataataaaataatttagaaatTGTACATTGCCCTTAAAAGGATTTTCAATCCGCCGGACTTTTGAAATCTTAAAACAAGTTAAATATTCATAAATCGTTCAATTTTTTTACTTGAATCTAGTTTGATAATctattaaattatctttttcTTTTGGTGTAGTATTGTTTTGTTATCAATATAATTTCCTTACAATTTCAGAGGACGTTTAAGTACAAACAAAATTTGCTTTGGTTGAAAAATGCGCATGCATTTGTTTTCGAGTACTACAAGAGGTTTGAGTCACCGCTAAGGTGTACCAAGTATCTACACCTCCACCCTATGGCGCTACATTGGGGTATACTTTCAGAGTTCCATCTGGTCCCATTCAACCTGGCAGCGAAACAAAACtcaacaaattaataaattgctAAGGCGAATCGTCAACAATTTCGGGTATCAAATCAAAACAGCTTATAGACAACGAATTTAACCCAAATCCAAAGGCTGAGGCATCTGCATTTAGCACAGGCGACCAAAATTAATCGGGTTAATTAGGTAAGTGAGGATGGAATTCGCAGAAAGAGCGCAGAACGTGGTCGCAATCCACATTTTCTATTGCGGGGGTGATGTGCAGTACAGTGTCGTGTCAGGCCCGAttttatatttacaatcttatcATTGGAAATACATACACAGATTGGGAAAAGCCTGTACCATTTAATCCAGGGTCGAAAAAGAGAAAGTAATTGCGCTTCTGCCACCTTTGTTTTGTAATCCCGCTCTGAGACCTTTCGGCAAACCACTTATACTAACAATTCAATTCCCATTTTTAGAAAAAGACATGGCACGCGGACACCAAAAGATCCAGTCGCAGGCGAAGGCCTCCGAAAAGCAGGCCAAGCTCAAGAAGCAGCAGGGACACAGTGCCAACGACCAGAAAAAGGCGGCTCAAAAGGCACTCGTCCATGTGTGTGCCGTTTGCAAGGTGAGCCAGCTACAGTGGAACCTCCCAAAGTCCACACTTTTTGTAGCTCATACTAAAAAGATCATTTTGTCTAAACATACGTAGATTTAGTTTTGAAAAGGGCCGATCCGCTCTATAGCTGTTATCTAAATAGATAAAGTGCCTTTTTTAAAGGAGAAGATAAAAGTAGAAATTCTGCGACCTTACATATCTCATACGAGTATCACTTAAACACATTAGCCATACAAAATCGACAGGGAAACATTTTACATCTTCAGGGCTATTCCAATCTTATACAGCATtataagattttaaaattatatgtactttaaatttttgcgcttagatttatttttccatacaaaaaatattcgtGATGATGGTTGTTTAGATAGCATTGCTTTTAACAAACCTATTCCAGTTAAATATTCCAACAAAATTACAACTTATAACTTGAACCAAATCACTTGCAGCTTATCTAGtgtaaaatgtatttttcgaaaaaaaaaaattacgaCTCAATATAGAATTTGTTATTATAGAAATTCTTTTGCATATTAAAAGTCCGCACCAATCGAAATTCCACAAGTgaacaaacaaataattgttgtAAACTTTTTAACTGTCTGCTTGCTAAATTAATTTGCATGCAAAGCGAAATGACGGTGGTTTTATCGTggaattaaaaaagaaatgatACTTAACAAAAAGGTAGTGCCTTCTAGTTCAGGGAAAGAGTTTTATGCCCCATACGAATCCGATTTAATTTAGAGGAATAGGCAAGCCATAGCGCTTCCATTGTAAACATTACTTTTCGTaagttttttgtttatgtgaAATCTAATCTTGTGCCTTCTCCATTTCAGTCGCAAATGCCCGATCCCAAGACTTATAAACAGCATTTCGAGAATAAACACCCCAAGAACGACATGCCCGAGGAGCTGAAGGACGTCTGATGACAAACTTTGTCGtgtgcatatatatatatatatcaagCTGAAAGAGATCGACGAATTGCCTACCAGTACGAAACCTATGCATAAAACCTAAATTCAGCCAGAAAAGGATTTAGGACTTAGGTTAAAATACAGTTGCAAAGGGCCCAGCTGAATTTTTTATATACACTGCTGACTTTCGGTTTTTACATTGAAAATATCACATGACTTAATGGCTAACACAATACAGAGCAACCTACCAcatagcaaaataaaaatgattgtTTCGATTTTTATTTCTCTGAAAGACGACAAGCAATTTGAGTCACAATAATTACTCGTGCTCtgtttttgatttgttttatGAACATTGTTCACTGAACAACGATTATTACAatattttatagttttatATGCGATTTATGCCAGAAAAGGAAGAAAACAAATCTTTTTGTACTATACACAATTAATAAAtcatgtaaatttgaatttataaatacaataaatataattgttaaaactaaaaaaatgttattgctGCAGCAGCATTGTCTAACAGCTAATGTGTAAATGCAAAGCATCTCCGTCTTCATACTACGATTCGAAGTGATTTAGTTTAATTTGATTGTTTTAGGGCTACTTAAATTTTACAATGTTAAGTTTGGGTGTATGTTATCTATGCACGTTGTAAAAACAAGCACATATCGTTCAATTGGTAAAAAGTCTATTATGCGAGTTACGACTATTTGCTGTGTCTCTGATTCCTTTGGAACACTTCCGCTTTCATGAGGGTTTTTTCAGTTCTTTGCCCGGACTTATGGCTTCTATAGTCTGTCCTAAATGCTGACTCGACGAACAGGAATCCGTTGTTATTGCTGGAGTTTCTGTGGCAAATTCTCCTTGTGCAAGCTGCATGAAAACCAAATCTTCTTTGGCCGGAAAACCAGCGAGTACAGTTATGCCAATGTTATTATCCGACAGCAAAGGCGTTTCCTCGTGGTAACCAAACCAATAGATTATAATGCCAGGcccaaaactaaaaaaagcAATTGATTTAAACGGAGTGGAAGTAGGAAAAACCAACCATTTGGATTAAGATAACCGAAACTATTGAATGTTAATTAGTTGAAATCCTTACCGATTGCAGTAGCTATGAAGCTGCTGTTGGATGTTGAACTTATGTCCCTTGGGGTCCCCGAAATTGGCCTTGCTCTCGATCCAGTTGATCACAGAGCCTCTGTATAGGAATGGCAGGATCATTTTGATGTCCGGCGTCTTGTCATAACCCATCCGCCGCAAATCCTGCTCGTCATAGAAATGAATACCCGCCTCCGTGGCCAGAGTCTTTAGCTTCAGTTCGTACTCCTCGCCGATGATGCGTCTTCGCAGGTCCGTAATGGATCCCTCTTGATTGTCGCTGATTATGCACTGCTGCACATTGGCCGCCAGCTTGGGATCGTCGATGAGGTGCGGATGCTTCAGGAACCGTGAGATGTGCGAGCGGTGGCGTCGCTTGTACTTCTCGAGCAGCAACATCCTGCAGAGAGCCACTGGATTGAGCCCCTCGACACAGGCCATCTGGATTAGCAGGGCGTTGTCATAGACGTTCTTCTGATCCTCATAGCTAGAGGCAAAAAATGCGGATATTATTGGTACACAAAGTTTAGAGAAAAGTTAACATTTAAATCGTCCAATCTTTCGTTAAAATCTTTAAGTACAATCTGAATTTCATGAAAGATGGAGGACCAGTTGTTAAGAGTTTAAGAGCTCAAGAGCTGTGTACTAATTTGGGCATAGTCAGAATATAACATATATGAAAGAACAAATTCTACAAAAAAAGTGAATGTACATATGAACGAGCTTCCTGACGAAGATCTGGGTTCGAATTTCAGTACAAGATTCGTCGTCGTTGCTAAAACTATAAAATATCGTCAGGGACAACCAAGCCGAACAGCCGAGTCTCAGAAAAGGAACCAAAAAGGTTGCATTTCCTCTGGAACCTTACATTTTGAGGAGCTTCTTGCCACGTTGTTCCTGTTTGTGGTGTTGACCCCGCGACCTGTTGAAGAGCTCCGATTGAAGGATGCATGTCAAGGCCATCGGCTCCACGTCCTTGAAGAAGCGGTTCCTCAGCTCGAACTCACAGTCGATGGCCAATCCGTGGTAGCCGTTGATGAACTGACAGATCCGGTTGTATTCTCCGCCACTCAGGATCTTCCGCTTCTGCTGCACATTTCCGCCGGCCAAATCCGGGGCGTGAAACATTTTTAAGGGCCAGAAACCGAACTTATTCCAACAAACTAGGAAAGAGCGCCAGAATAAACAGCTGTGCGGCAAGCGGTGATCGaatatacatttaaatgtATCGATTGCTTAGTGATGTCACATTAAGTCGATTGTTTTTACACCTTGGTATAACGTTCACACTGTCGACGCTGTTGCAAAAGGTCCTTCCCCTTTAAGGCGAagaaacaatttttatgcaaCGTAATACGAAACCCTAAAATAGGCTAATTAGGAAGGTCTAATATGTGTAAACAAAATA is from Drosophila suzukii chromosome 3, CBGP_Dsuzu_IsoJpt1.0, whole genome shotgun sequence and encodes:
- the LOC108017675 gene encoding CDAN1-interacting nuclease 1, which produces MFHAPDLAGGNVQQKRKILSGGEYNRICQFINGYHGLAIDCEFELRNRFFKDVEPMALTCILQSELFNRSRGQHHKQEQRGKKLLKIYEDQKNVYDNALLIQMACVEGLNPVALCRMLLLEKYKRRHRSHISRFLKHPHLIDDPKLAANVQQCIISDNQEGSITDLRRRIIGEEYELKLKTLATEAGIHFYDEQDLRRMGYDKTPDIKMILPFLYRGSVINWIESKANFGDPKGHKFNIQQQLHSYCNRFGPGIIIYWFGYHEETPLLSDNNIGITVLAGFPAKEDLVFMQLAQGEFATETPAITTDSCSSSQHLGQTIEAISPGKELKKPS
- the LOC108017677 gene encoding zinc finger protein 706-like, which translates into the protein MARGHQKIQSQAKASEKQAKLKKQQGHSANDQKKAAQKALVHVCAVCKSQMPDPKTYKQHFENKHPKNDMPEELKDV